Proteins encoded in a region of the Clostridium beijerinckii genome:
- a CDS encoding extracellular solute-binding protein, translating to MGGIIIKKVILFPIILIFLVSFGGCSLDNKNDTENKEKITLTMWHIWSQTTMDANGRIIQDTVEEWNKANPNVQIKVEAVENERYKAKIKTAFAVNELPDIFYSWGGGFSKPFIESGKVLNLNEYIDEDTKDKINKDMLNNVTYDNNIYGLPMTLSVGTFYCNTKLFSQANIKVPENYDEFLDAIKAFRNKGITPLLVGEKDNWTGILYYDILALREGGIGGTSDPHIGANKSDTILKAAYRLKELIDLKAFNESSMELTRDESEILFKQGKIPMYYTGNWFIGEIGNMDPSIKEDVIVKKFPIVKEGDGNDREFLGGAVDHLMVSNNTKYKKEAVDAAKFIAERISKRYFEFGSGLPAWKYTDDKSKVNKLSKELETLTENASYSLYGDIYLGEEKGNKEKELVSQLFKGQISPEEFTKEMVKIE from the coding sequence TTGGGAGGGATAATTATTAAAAAAGTAATTTTATTTCCTATAATTTTAATATTTTTAGTTAGTTTCGGTGGTTGCTCTTTAGATAACAAAAATGATACAGAAAATAAAGAAAAAATAACATTAACAATGTGGCATATATGGTCACAAACCACAATGGATGCTAATGGAAGGATAATTCAGGATACGGTGGAAGAATGGAATAAGGCTAATCCTAATGTCCAAATTAAAGTTGAGGCTGTGGAAAATGAAAGGTATAAGGCAAAGATAAAGACAGCATTTGCTGTAAACGAGCTACCTGATATATTTTATTCTTGGGGAGGTGGCTTTAGTAAGCCATTTATAGAATCTGGAAAAGTATTAAATCTTAATGAATATATAGATGAAGATACAAAAGATAAGATTAATAAAGATATGCTTAACAATGTAACTTACGATAACAACATATATGGATTACCAATGACCTTATCAGTTGGGACATTTTACTGTAATACAAAGCTTTTTTCACAAGCAAATATTAAAGTACCAGAAAATTATGATGAATTTCTAGATGCAATAAAAGCTTTTAGGAATAAAGGTATAACACCTCTTTTAGTAGGGGAAAAAGATAATTGGACAGGAATTCTCTATTATGATATTTTAGCGCTACGAGAAGGAGGAATAGGCGGAACTAGTGATCCACATATAGGCGCAAATAAAAGTGATACAATATTAAAGGCCGCATATAGATTAAAGGAATTAATAGATTTAAAGGCTTTTAATGAATCAAGTATGGAGCTTACAAGAGATGAGTCTGAAATTTTATTTAAACAAGGAAAGATTCCTATGTACTATACAGGAAACTGGTTCATCGGTGAGATAGGGAATATGGACCCATCTATAAAGGAGGATGTAATCGTTAAGAAATTCCCGATAGTTAAAGAAGGAGATGGGAATGATAGAGAATTTTTAGGTGGAGCAGTGGATCACTTAATGGTAAGCAATAATACAAAATATAAGAAAGAGGCTGTTGATGCGGCAAAATTTATAGCTGAAAGAATATCAAAAAGATATTTTGAATTCGGTTCGGGACTTCCAGCATGGAAATACACTGATGATAAGAGTAAGGTAAATAAATTATCTAAAGAATTAGAGACGTTAACAGAGAACGCATCATATAGCTTATATGGCGATATTTACTTGGGGGAGGAAAAAGGAAACAAAGAAAAGGAATTAGTTAGTCAGTTGTTTAAAGGACAAATAAGTCCTGAAGAATTCACAAAGGAAATGGTGAAAATAGAATGA
- a CDS encoding methyl-accepting chemotaxis protein: MNFGNNFSVGKRLVISYTLLFIIITSVGVIGLKSLSKVNNASDSMYNTDLVSIDVLHRLNANSLEINNNILSLIYDRDELMIKKLNDDILKGFEQGNILIDEYRELNLDDYQENELLNYNEIYKDYKEKSNSLLKLVKENNYDEAILDYRSLSVSRSKVAASLTKLLEYSSIKAKNENINNADLYSKVEIQILTFIIAGLILTIVLGYAMTRNMIVPLKKIKNYANNLAQYNFSEEIILKGKDEFAQTGDALNIALKNVRELIRTILDNSTELSASSEELTASVHEISSKLSFINESTDEIAVGAEQTSSSTEKFVLSIQKINENINNLAAIVNQEVRKSVDIKTKSSSMMEKSEDSIQLSRKIYEEKNKKIKDAIERGKVVKEIEVLSESIVSIASETNLLALNARIEAARAGEMGKGFSVVADEVGKLAEESITTVSGIHGIVEEIKNVFEYLSENSKGILKYIEQNVNDDYEFMIESSKSYENDARFINEMSEEIAIMVKAINSNIDNVDSTMREFSSNIEKSKNNSNEILDSINEVTKEVEQISFNTQNQSELTLKLNEVINRFTI; the protein is encoded by the coding sequence ATGAATTTTGGGAATAATTTTAGTGTAGGCAAAAGATTGGTAATTTCATACACGCTATTATTCATAATTATAACATCGGTAGGAGTCATAGGTTTAAAGAGTTTAAGTAAAGTTAATAATGCATCAGATAGTATGTACAATACAGATCTTGTATCTATAGATGTTTTACATAGATTAAACGCAAATTCATTGGAAATAAATAATAACATATTAAGCCTAATTTATGATAGAGATGAATTAATGATAAAAAAATTAAATGATGACATTTTAAAAGGATTTGAACAAGGAAATATACTTATAGATGAATATAGAGAGCTAAATTTAGATGACTATCAAGAGAATGAGCTTCTAAATTATAATGAAATTTATAAGGATTATAAGGAAAAAAGTAATTCATTGCTAAAGCTTGTAAAGGAAAATAATTATGATGAAGCTATACTAGATTATCGAAGTTTATCAGTATCACGAAGCAAGGTTGCAGCATCGCTAACTAAATTACTAGAGTATAGCTCGATTAAGGCAAAGAATGAGAATATTAACAATGCTGATTTATATAGTAAGGTAGAGATACAAATATTAACTTTTATAATAGCAGGGTTGATTCTTACTATAGTTTTAGGATATGCAATGACTAGAAATATGATAGTACCTTTAAAGAAGATAAAGAATTATGCAAATAATCTTGCACAGTATAATTTTTCGGAGGAAATTATACTTAAGGGAAAAGATGAATTTGCACAAACAGGAGACGCTCTTAATATAGCATTGAAAAATGTAAGGGAACTTATTAGGACAATTCTAGATAACTCAACAGAACTATCAGCGTCATCTGAGGAATTAACTGCATCTGTTCACGAGATAAGTTCAAAGCTTTCTTTTATAAATGAATCGACAGATGAAATAGCAGTGGGAGCTGAGCAGACGAGTTCATCAACCGAGAAATTTGTTTTATCTATCCAAAAGATTAATGAAAATATAAATAATCTAGCTGCAATAGTAAATCAAGAGGTTAGAAAATCAGTAGATATAAAAACTAAATCAAGTAGCATGATGGAAAAAAGCGAAGATTCCATACAATTATCTAGAAAGATATATGAGGAGAAAAACAAAAAAATTAAAGATGCTATAGAGAGGGGAAAGGTAGTTAAAGAAATAGAAGTTTTAAGTGAATCTATAGTAAGCATTGCTTCAGAGACTAACCTTTTAGCCTTAAATGCAAGAATAGAAGCAGCAAGAGCGGGAGAAATGGGAAAAGGTTTCTCAGTTGTTGCAGATGAGGTTGGAAAGCTAGCAGAAGAATCTATTACTACTGTAAGTGGTATTCATGGAATTGTAGAAGAAATAAAAAATGTATTTGAATATTTATCAGAAAATTCAAAAGGAATTTTAAAGTATATAGAACAAAACGTAAACGATGATTATGAGTTTATGATAGAATCCAGTAAAAGTTATGAAAATGATGCTAGATTTATAAATGAAATGTCTGAGGAAATTGCTATCATGGTAAAGGCAATAAATTCAAATATTGACAATGTAGATAGTACAATGAGAGAGTTTTCAAGTAATATAGAGAAATCTAAAAACAATTCTAATGAAATATTAGATAGTATAAATGAAGTAACCAAAGAAGTAGAACAAATTTCATTTAATACGCAGAATCAAAGTGAATTAACATTAAAATTGAATGAGGTAATTAACAGGTTTACTATCTAA
- a CDS encoding sugar ABC transporter substrate-binding protein: protein MKKKIIALLSTVFIVGSLAGCGTKTQSGGTASTSGKKVIYFIPIVDTGAYWSPMKKAAEDEAKALGYDLVVKTSPPNETQKNEKHIGFLDEAIKNKAAGIAIAPMDPDMFDKKVKEANDKGIPVVTFDADVKTKENRTSYIGTDNKLAGEQLGENGAKALKEKGITKGKIAMAAVNLTQTTMTYRQDGIKAGFEKVMGADAKNFEWLEPIQDNDQSAESKRQLEGQITSNPDMVAVFSLGSEGPDTGVMEAIKSQGKSGSIYHFGFDYTPTWENGVSSNLISGIVDQDSYAIGKTIIDTLDKKIKGEKVDDVYPVPVKWVTPDKIVEYGKEKQKQFTTETK, encoded by the coding sequence ATGAAGAAGAAAATAATTGCTTTATTATCAACAGTGTTTATTGTTGGTAGCTTAGCAGGGTGTGGAACAAAGACACAATCTGGGGGAACAGCAAGTACAAGTGGAAAAAAGGTTATTTATTTTATTCCAATAGTTGATACAGGAGCTTACTGGTCACCTATGAAGAAAGCAGCCGAGGATGAGGCTAAGGCATTAGGATATGATTTAGTAGTTAAAACTTCACCACCAAATGAAACACAAAAGAACGAAAAGCATATAGGATTCCTTGACGAAGCTATAAAGAATAAAGCAGCAGGGATAGCTATTGCTCCAATGGATCCAGATATGTTTGATAAGAAGGTTAAGGAAGCAAATGATAAGGGAATTCCAGTAGTAACTTTTGATGCTGATGTAAAGACAAAAGAAAATAGAACATCTTATATAGGAACAGACAATAAGCTAGCAGGAGAACAACTTGGTGAAAATGGTGCTAAAGCTTTAAAGGAAAAGGGCATCACAAAAGGTAAAATTGCAATGGCAGCAGTAAACTTAACTCAAACAACTATGACATATAGACAAGATGGAATAAAAGCTGGATTTGAAAAAGTTATGGGAGCAGATGCCAAGAATTTTGAGTGGTTAGAACCAATCCAAGATAATGACCAATCAGCAGAATCTAAAAGACAATTAGAAGGACAAATAACATCAAATCCTGATATGGTAGCTGTATTCTCATTAGGATCAGAAGGACCAGATACAGGTGTAATGGAAGCTATAAAATCTCAAGGTAAATCAGGAAGTATCTATCACTTTGGTTTTGACTATACTCCAACTTGGGAAAATGGTGTAAGTAGCAATTTAATATCAGGAATTGTTGACCAAGATTCTTATGCAATAGGTAAAACTATAATTGATACTTTAGATAAGAAAATAAAAGGTGAAAAAGTTGATGATGTTTATCCAGTACCAGTTAAATGGGTAACTCCAGATAAAATTGTTGAATACGGAAAAGAAAAACAAAAGCAATTTACAACAGAAACTAAATAA
- a CDS encoding ABC transporter permease, protein MNQTINNKIVQEEGIKMKKEGFNIKNLFLKYSIYLVLVVLILVFSIASPDFLGAANASNFLRQIPTVGILTVAITMVIITGGVDLSIGAIAAFSGCTVAYLAVKGVSVPVSLLAGLLVGAVWGLFNGVLITKFKLESFILTMGTSYLIRGLILFFTNGIYIKGVPDWFYNISNTEVGISIIHTNTIVFIIIVLVMAYLMKNTRFGRYCYVVGSNKEAGRLSGINVNKHVIKVYAIEGVLAAIAGILLMSSINVGAPSEINGPDLFAMAGAIMGGVQFGGGVGTIGGAMVGIFTIQVFQSGLAILGINSFLQQAVTGAVIVLAIVVDFYRKGSLFKKKS, encoded by the coding sequence ATGAATCAAACAATTAATAATAAAATTGTACAAGAAGAAGGTATTAAGATGAAAAAGGAAGGGTTTAATATTAAAAACTTATTTCTCAAATATTCAATCTATCTAGTACTTGTAGTGCTTATTTTAGTATTCTCAATAGCAAGCCCGGACTTTTTGGGAGCAGCAAATGCTTCAAATTTCTTAAGACAAATTCCTACAGTGGGAATTTTAACTGTTGCTATTACTATGGTAATAATAACTGGAGGTGTTGATCTTTCCATTGGTGCAATAGCTGCATTTTCTGGATGTACAGTAGCCTATCTAGCTGTAAAAGGGGTTAGCGTACCAGTTTCTTTACTTGCAGGGTTATTAGTAGGTGCAGTTTGGGGATTATTTAATGGAGTATTAATTACAAAATTTAAATTAGAATCTTTTATACTTACTATGGGTACAAGTTATTTAATAAGAGGATTAATACTATTTTTTACAAATGGGATTTATATAAAGGGTGTTCCAGATTGGTTCTATAATATTTCTAACACAGAAGTTGGAATATCAATAATACACACTAACACCATAGTATTCATCATAATAGTATTAGTAATGGCTTACTTAATGAAAAATACAAGATTTGGTAGATACTGCTATGTGGTTGGATCAAACAAGGAAGCAGGAAGATTATCAGGAATAAATGTAAACAAGCATGTTATAAAGGTATATGCAATAGAAGGTGTTTTAGCTGCAATAGCTGGTATATTACTAATGTCTAGTATAAATGTTGGTGCTCCAAGTGAAATAAATGGTCCAGATCTATTTGCAATGGCTGGTGCAATCATGGGTGGAGTACAATTCGGTGGAGGAGTAGGAACCATCGGTGGAGCTATGGTAGGAATATTTACTATACAAGTATTCCAAAGTGGATTAGCAATTCTTGGAATTAACTCATTCTTACAACAAGCTGTAACAGGAGCTGTTATTGTACTTGCTATAGTTGTTGACTTCTACAGAAAAGGAAGTTTATTTAAGAAAAAAAGCTAA
- a CDS encoding sugar ABC transporter ATP-binding protein: MSNVFLEMKNIHKRFPGVYALKGAQLEIKKGEVHALLGENGAGKSTLMKILGGVHTQDEGQIFVEGVDCGVINPTKAAQLGIGFVHQELNLAETLTVAENVYMGRLPYKNEALGIVDYKKLHEDTDSIIKKLGIDIKATDLVMQLPTAKKQMVEIAKAISLNAKAIIFDEPTTSLSQKDVENLFKVIKTLKKEGVAAIYISHRLKEVFDICDRATVLRDGTYIESCELEGITQERLINMMVGRDLTELFPKEIFEPKEYVLEVENISDNVGRVKNVSLKARKGEILGLAGLVGSGRTELMRLVFGADKISEGKVKINGKEVKINSPMDAINNGICLLTEDRKSQGLSLVMSVLDNITLTNLKDFVLNHKKLRETGERFKDALEIKTANLDVMAGTLSGGNQQKLILAKWLNTDSEIFIFDEPTKGIDVGTKAEIYHIMNDLVRKGKVVIMVSSELPELLGMSDRIYVMCEGKLTGELSREEATQEKIMKLATLGGINKDESNN; the protein is encoded by the coding sequence TTGAGTAATGTATTTTTAGAAATGAAAAATATACATAAAAGATTTCCAGGAGTTTATGCTCTTAAGGGAGCACAGTTGGAAATTAAAAAAGGTGAAGTACATGCTTTATTAGGAGAAAACGGTGCTGGAAAATCAACTTTAATGAAAATACTTGGAGGAGTTCATACACAGGATGAAGGTCAAATATTTGTTGAAGGAGTTGATTGTGGAGTTATTAATCCAACTAAAGCTGCACAATTAGGTATTGGATTTGTTCATCAAGAGCTAAATCTAGCAGAGACATTGACAGTTGCAGAAAATGTTTATATGGGAAGACTACCATATAAAAATGAAGCCTTGGGCATTGTTGACTACAAGAAATTACACGAAGATACAGATTCTATAATAAAAAAATTAGGAATAGATATAAAAGCTACTGACCTAGTTATGCAGCTTCCAACTGCAAAGAAACAGATGGTGGAAATAGCAAAGGCAATAAGTTTAAATGCAAAAGCGATTATTTTTGATGAACCAACAACATCGTTATCTCAGAAGGACGTTGAAAACCTTTTTAAAGTTATAAAAACACTAAAAAAGGAAGGTGTTGCAGCAATATATATATCACATAGATTAAAAGAGGTTTTTGATATTTGTGATAGAGCTACAGTACTCAGAGATGGTACTTATATTGAAAGCTGTGAACTAGAAGGGATAACTCAGGAAAGACTTATAAATATGATGGTAGGAAGAGATTTGACAGAGCTATTTCCTAAGGAGATTTTTGAGCCTAAAGAATACGTTTTAGAAGTAGAAAATATTAGTGATAATGTTGGTAGAGTTAAGAATGTTAGTTTAAAAGCAAGAAAAGGTGAAATTTTAGGACTAGCTGGTTTGGTTGGATCAGGTAGAACAGAACTTATGAGGCTTGTATTTGGCGCTGATAAAATAAGTGAAGGTAAGGTAAAAATCAATGGGAAGGAAGTTAAGATTAATTCACCTATGGATGCAATCAATAATGGTATCTGCCTTTTAACAGAAGATAGGAAAAGTCAAGGATTATCTCTAGTAATGAGTGTACTTGATAATATAACTTTAACTAACTTAAAAGATTTTGTGTTAAATCATAAAAAGTTAAGGGAAACTGGAGAAAGATTTAAGGACGCACTTGAGATTAAAACAGCAAATCTTGATGTTATGGCAGGAACATTATCAGGTGGAAATCAACAAAAATTAATACTAGCTAAATGGTTAAATACGGACTCGGAAATATTTATTTTTGATGAGCCAACTAAAGGAATAGACGTTGGTACTAAAGCTGAAATATATCACATAATGAATGATCTAGTTAGAAAGGGCAAAGTAGTTATAATGGTGTCTTCTGAATTACCTGAATTATTAGGTATGTCAGATAGAATATATGTTATGTGTGAAGGAAAACTCACTGGAGAACTTAGCAGAGAAGAAGCGACACAAGAAAAGATTATGAAATTAGCTACGCTTGGAGGGATTAATAAAGATGAATCAAACAATTAA
- a CDS encoding nitroreductase family protein, whose translation MKFIELATKRYSVRSFDTKKISEEDLNLILKAGQLAPTAANRQPQRILVLESEDALAKLQTCTIYHFNAPLALLICADKNEAWERSYDGKIHTDIDGSIIATHMMLQAAELGLGSTWVGHFDPVAIRAAFNIPTDLEPVCLLPIGYPSNEAKPNPNHEKRKDISQTVFYNKF comes from the coding sequence ATGAAATTTATAGAATTAGCTACCAAAAGATATTCTGTGAGAAGTTTTGACACAAAGAAAATCAGTGAGGAGGATTTAAATTTAATTTTAAAAGCAGGCCAATTAGCTCCGACTGCGGCAAATCGTCAGCCGCAAAGAATTTTGGTACTTGAAAGTGAGGATGCTCTTGCTAAACTACAAACTTGCACAATTTATCATTTTAATGCACCGTTAGCCTTACTTATATGCGCTGATAAAAATGAAGCATGGGAGCGTAGTTATGATGGAAAAATCCATACTGATATTGATGGAAGTATTATTGCTACACATATGATGCTACAAGCTGCTGAGCTTGGTTTAGGATCAACATGGGTGGGCCATTTTGACCCTGTTGCTATACGTGCTGCTTTTAATATACCAACAGACCTTGAACCAGTATGTCTTTTACCAATTGGTTATCCAAGTAACGAGGCTAAACCAAATCCTAACCACGAAAAAAGAAAAGATATTTCCCAAACTGTCTTTTATAATAAATTTTAA
- a CDS encoding glycoside hydrolase family 43 protein: MLKIKNPILKGFNPDPSICKAEDNYYIATSTFEWFPGVQIHHSKDLVNWELIAHPLNRVSQLNMLGTPDSGGIWAPCLSYNKGIFYLIYTIVNNNGHIKDTHNYLVTSSDICGEWSEPVYLNSSGFDPSLFHDDDGKKWLINMKWDNRIGKNNFAGHLLQEYDEKNKCLTGPVMNIFKGTDLGCSEGPHIYKHNDYYYLMAAEGGTSYEHAVTLARSRKLTGPYEVHPQNPILTSVGSDMHKVLQKAGHASIVEGPNNEWFMVHLCGRPLPETDRCILGRETAIQKVEWREDDWLYLCSGTDNLPSWEIEINNDSESESNNEEDVLVSQYDDFNNTLLNINFQSLRVPAETFMSLTERPGFLRLYGKESMFSKFTQSMIARRQQNFVYSAETCVEFEPETTLQLAGLICYYNTENYYYLRISMDEELGGKCIGVLASINNDLSESMTQDDNILITDVERIYLKVEVNFGQLRFFFATNKDEWRPIGKVYDSSTLSDDAIKGSWAFTGAFVGIACQDLSGMNKYADFDYFSYVEGI, encoded by the coding sequence ATGTTAAAAATTAAAAATCCCATCTTAAAGGGCTTTAATCCAGATCCATCTATATGTAAAGCTGAGGACAATTATTATATTGCAACCTCTACTTTTGAATGGTTTCCAGGAGTTCAAATTCATCATTCCAAAGATCTAGTGAATTGGGAGCTTATAGCACATCCCTTGAATAGAGTCTCTCAGCTAAATATGTTAGGAACACCCGATTCAGGTGGAATTTGGGCGCCATGTTTGTCCTATAATAAAGGTATCTTTTACTTAATATATACAATAGTAAACAACAATGGACATATTAAAGATACCCATAATTATCTGGTAACCTCAAGTGATATTTGTGGTGAGTGGTCAGAGCCTGTGTATCTTAATTCAAGTGGTTTTGATCCATCTCTATTCCATGACGATGACGGAAAAAAGTGGCTTATAAACATGAAATGGGATAATCGTATAGGAAAGAATAATTTTGCTGGTCATCTTTTACAAGAATATGATGAAAAAAACAAATGCCTTACTGGCCCTGTAATGAATATTTTTAAAGGGACAGATTTGGGTTGTTCTGAGGGTCCTCATATATATAAGCATAATGACTACTATTATTTGATGGCGGCTGAAGGAGGCACTAGTTATGAACATGCAGTAACACTTGCTCGTTCGAGAAAACTTACGGGTCCCTATGAGGTTCATCCACAAAATCCAATTCTTACTTCTGTGGGAAGTGATATGCATAAAGTTCTTCAAAAAGCAGGGCATGCAAGCATTGTGGAAGGCCCTAATAATGAATGGTTTATGGTTCATCTTTGTGGAAGACCTCTTCCTGAAACAGATCGCTGCATTCTAGGAAGAGAAACAGCTATACAAAAGGTGGAATGGCGTGAAGATGATTGGCTTTATTTATGTTCTGGTACAGATAACTTACCTTCTTGGGAAATAGAAATTAACAATGATAGTGAAAGTGAATCAAATAATGAAGAAGATGTCTTAGTTTCACAGTATGACGATTTTAATAATACTTTATTAAATATAAATTTTCAGTCCTTAAGAGTTCCAGCGGAAACCTTTATGTCACTTACTGAAAGGCCAGGATTTTTAAGGTTATATGGAAAAGAATCAATGTTTTCCAAGTTTACACAAAGTATGATAGCAAGACGTCAGCAGAACTTTGTTTATTCTGCCGAAACCTGTGTTGAATTTGAACCTGAAACAACGTTGCAGCTTGCAGGATTAATTTGCTATTACAACACAGAAAACTATTATTATTTGAGGATAAGTATGGATGAAGAATTAGGAGGCAAATGCATAGGGGTTCTAGCTAGCATAAATAATGATTTGTCAGAGTCCATGACTCAGGATGATAACATCTTGATAACTGATGTAGAACGCATTTATCTAAAAGTGGAAGTGAATTTTGGGCAACTTAGATTTTTCTTTGCTACCAATAAGGACGAGTGGAGGCCTATAGGCAAAGTTTATGACTCAAGTACATTGTCAGATGATGCGATTAAAGGTTCATGGGCTTTCACTGGTGCTTTTGTAGGAATTGCGTGTCAGGACTTATCGGGTATGAATAAGTATGCAGATTTTGATTATTTTTCATATGTAGAAGGGATATAA
- a CDS encoding glycoside hydrolase family 43 protein, whose product MKNIAKQNEPLVTHIYTADPSAHVFEGKIYIYPSHDLDQVQISNDNGDQYNMEDYHILSLDDTNSPCIDNGEALHLKDIPWASKQLWAPDAAYKNGTYYLFFPARDKDDIFRLGVATSSSPAGPFKAQESYIPGSYSIDPAVLMDDDNRSYVYFGGLWGGQLEKWQTGTFNPDGEGPAATAPAIGPRVAELNDDMLTFKEAPEEISIVDEDGNPILAGDEERRYFEGPWVHKYNGNYYLSYSTGSTHCIVYAMSKNPKGPYTFKGKILDPVIGWTTHHSIVEFQDKWYLFYHDSSLSGGADNRRCVKYTEIKYNDDGTLQKVELS is encoded by the coding sequence ATGAAAAATATTGCAAAACAAAACGAACCTCTAGTAACTCATATTTATACGGCAGATCCTTCTGCTCATGTATTTGAAGGTAAAATCTACATCTACCCTTCTCATGATCTTGACCAAGTACAGATCTCAAACGATAATGGTGACCAATATAACATGGAAGATTACCATATTTTATCTCTTGATGATACTAATTCACCTTGTATCGACAATGGAGAAGCACTGCACTTAAAAGATATTCCATGGGCAAGTAAACAATTATGGGCTCCAGATGCTGCTTATAAGAATGGAACTTATTACTTGTTTTTCCCAGCAAGAGATAAAGATGATATCTTTAGACTTGGAGTAGCTACTAGTTCATCTCCTGCTGGACCATTCAAAGCGCAAGAAAGTTATATACCTGGTAGCTATAGCATTGATCCTGCTGTTTTAATGGATGACGATAATAGATCATATGTTTATTTTGGAGGCCTTTGGGGAGGACAGCTAGAAAAATGGCAAACTGGAACTTTTAATCCAGATGGAGAAGGTCCTGCTGCTACAGCACCTGCTATAGGACCAAGAGTAGCTGAATTAAATGATGATATGCTTACATTTAAAGAGGCTCCAGAGGAGATATCAATTGTTGATGAAGATGGAAATCCTATACTTGCTGGTGATGAAGAAAGAAGATATTTTGAAGGACCATGGGTTCATAAATATAATGGAAATTATTATCTTTCATACTCTACTGGTAGCACACATTGCATAGTATATGCTATGAGTAAGAATCCAAAGGGACCTTATACATTTAAAGGGAAAATACTTGATCCTGTAATTGGTTGGACAACTCATCACTCAATTGTTGAGTTCCAAGATAAATGGTATTTATTCTATCATGATAGTTCTTTGTCTGGTGGAGCTGATAACAGACGTTGTGTAAAATACACTGAAATAAAGTACAATGATGATGGTACTTTACAAAAAGTAGAGTTGTCTTAA